The Flexistipes sp. genomic interval GACTTTTGAATATTTGGGATATTGTCACCCTGAACTTGTTTAATGTGTTCCACATATTTACCAACCTGTTAGGTTGGTGCTACAGGGTCTCATAACTTATTGATAATACGAGATGCTGAAATAAATGATTGCCTATGGCAAATTTAACCGCCCATGGGCTGATGTTACAGCATGACAAATAGAGTTATTCAAAAGTCTCAAATAAATAAATCTTGCATTAAACATAGCCCTTATGACTAACAAAATATTATTCGGGCAGATATACCCAGTAAATTTTCGCCTTCTCTTCGGATTTATTGGTGACTTTGTGTTTTTTATTGGAATAAAAATAAAAATAATCGCCTTTGTTAAGAATGTATTCATGCTCATCAAGATAAAGAGAGATTTGGCCTTCCAGTACCAGTCCCTGCTCCTGTCCTTCATGGCGCAACTCCTGAGAATATCCTCCAAAGGGGAGCAGCTCAACAATATATGTTTTCATTTTAAATGTTTGATTCTGAATTAACAGATATAAATTGTATTCATTTTTCTTGGAGTGGATTATTCTGGCATCGTTATTGAATTGAAATGTTTCCTTAAAAACTTTTGAATTATTGTTAGCCTCCTCGTCAAAAAAATCAGCTATTGTGATACCGAGACATGTTGCAATATCTCTTAGCGTAGAAAGTGAAGGTACGGCTTTTGAGTTTTCTATCATGGACAGATAGCTTTTTGTCTTGCCTATTTTTTCGGCAACACTCTGCAGGCTCAGCCCCTGGGATCTTCTGTAACTTTTAATCTTGCTGCCCAAAAATTTTCTTTTCATGAGGGCAAAATAATATTTTTAAAAGGATTTGGATAGTTAAACATGATCATTGAATGGCTGTAAACAAGAAAGGCTTCCATCATATGGAAGCCTTTATAAAAACAGTTATTTCACAGAATCTTTAAAAAGTTTACCGGGAACAAATTTAGGAGCTTTTTTGGCCGGTATATTAATTTCCTGTCCGGTTTGCGGATTTCTCCCCTTTCTGGCCTTTCTTTCGGAAACAGCAAAAGTACCAAAACCTACAAGAGTAACTTTGTCACCATTTTTAAGAGTGTCAACTACTGATTCCTCAAAAGCTTTCAGTGCTTTTTCTGCTTCAGTCTTTTTAAGACCGGCTTTGTCAGCCATTTTTTCAATCAATTCTTTTTTGTTCACAGTTTCCTCCTATTCTCAATTATAGTTGTGCGCATCTGCGCTATGAACGTTAATATTTTTATAGCTTAAGAACAGGAATATTTCAAATACATTTTTTGATTTTTTTCTTTTTTTTGTAGGACTTACAAGGATTTTTGTTTTATTTTGCCACTTTGGGAAATTTTAGGATCTTTGTTATCAATAAGTTACAAAACAATACCAATACGGCCCTTTTATTGCGAAAAAATTGTTTTTAACTCAATATTGTGCAGATAGTATTTCTAACAACTTTTGCAGCTACTATACTTGATGCGCCTGTAAAGTCATAGTCAGGTGCCAGCTCCACCACATCAGCTCCGACAAAATTAAAGCCTTTAAAGGAGAAAAGGAGTTCAGATAATTCTTTAAAACTAAGCCCGCCTGGTTCCGGTGTGCCTGTTCCGGGAAGAACAGATGTGTCAAGGATGTCCAAATCAATTGTAAGGTAAACAGGATCATCCCCGATATTTTCAGTCAATTTGTCGTTTTTTATATTGAGGTTGTTGAATTTGGCAATCTCATCAAACTCTTCCCGTGTTCCGCTTCTGATACCGTAATGAAAAATGTTTTTCTGACCGATTAGTTCAGAGATATTGTTTAATACTGTAGCATGGGAAAGTTTTTCACTTATATATGTATCACGCATATCTGCATGTGCATCCATATGTATCAGTTTCAAATTACCATGTATCCTGCTGAGTTCCTCAATAATGGGCAGTGTTATAAGATGTTCCCCTCCGAGACATAATATTTTTTTATTCATATCCAAAAGATTGGCGGTACAGCTTCTTATTTCCTTAAAAACTTTATCTTTTTCACCGAAAGGAAATTCCACATTGCCTATATCGCCAACGTTTAATTCTTCGATATCCATATTGTAATCGGGGCTGTATGTTTCAAGCCCGTAAGAGGCTTCCCTTATTTTATCCGGAGCAAATCTTGAGCCGGGGCGGAAACTGCTTGTGCCGTCATATGGTGCGCCAAAAATAAGCAAATCGGATTTTTCAACAGATTTGTCACATCCTATAAAACAGTTACTTATCGTCTTCATCAAGAAGTTTCCTCGCAAAATTCGGTAAAGCAAAACAGGTACAGTAGATTTCTTTGTTAAAATACTGTAAATTATCTATTTTATCAATCATGTCAATTCGCGGCTTTGAGTACGGGTGGTATTTTTTGGAAGCGAAGGCAAAACTCCACATACCGGTGGGATAAAACGGTACATACCCTGTATACATTTTTACAACAGGAAATGCTTTGCCCATATCTGTATACATCTGCCGGATTATTTTATTATACAGATAAGGACTTTCTGACTGTGCCGACATCAGACCGTCGCTTTTCAAGCAGGCGTTTACATTTTTATAAAAATGTTCGCTGAAAAGGGGCTCAGCAGGACCGATAGGGTCTGTTGAATCAATTATTACCACATCAAAGGCGTTCTTATTATCTTCTATGTATTTAAAACCATCCTGTACCAATAGATTTAATTTAGGGTTGTCAAATGCTGAGGCTATCTGCGGGAAAAACTCCTTTGATTTTTCAATAACAAGCTCATCAATTTCCACCATTACACATTCTTTTACACAATTATGCTTCAGCACTTCTCTGGCGGTTCCCCCGTCTCCGCCTCCAATTATAAGAACTCTCTCAGGATTGGGGTGGGCTGTCATCGGGACATGCGCAATCATCTCATGATAAGAAAACTCATTGGCTTCGGTAAGCATTATTAAACCATCAAGAACCATCATTTTGCCCAGCTGTTCTGTTTGAAGGATATCAAGCTGCTGATATTTGCTTTTACCGCTGAAAAGTGTTTCCTTGATTTTTACTGTATATCCAGAGGCGTTTTCATACAGTTCTGTAAACCATAAATCCATAAATCTCTCCATTAAACAGTTTGTAATGATTAATATGTAGACTTATAATATCAATATTCACCGGAAAATCAATCCCATAGGACAACGGCGGCAAATGCGGCACCTATGCTTTCAACTATTGTTTGAACGGCTATGCTTCTTATTTCTTTTATTTTCAGGTCTCTTCTTTCCAGCCCCTTTTCGGCCATTGTTCTGACATGCTTTTCAACAATATCTTTTCTGGCAGGAGCAGAGTATTCCATAATAAGACCTGCCTGTGATTCATCTTCCGGGTAAGCAGCGGCAACTGCTGCAGAAAGAGTAACACCGGGTTCCGCCTGACATATAGAGGCATAAGCAACAGGAACAAGCGAGCCCTGGGGCAGCTTTATATGATCCACCAGTTTGCAATGAGGCGGTACAATGCTGCTCATTTTAACAAGATTCGTATTACCAATGCCGGCATCTAACAAAGCTCCGTCAAATGCATTCAGCATTGTATAGCCTTCAGATGTTCCGGAAACAAAGAAGTGTTTTGTGGGGGTTTTGAAAATCATTATTTCACCTCTGATTTAAGCGCAGGCCGGCTTGTGTCTCAGCTGTCCTTCAAAATCATTCAGTTGGCCGCGCTTCATTTCAATAGTTGATGTGTTATTTGACTCCAGAACGGATTTCAGGTAAGAAAAAGCTTTCCAGGGATCCACTGTATCTCCACAGGTAAATAAATCCACAGCAGCGTAGCCGTATTCCGGCCAGGTGTGTATAGTAAGGTGTGATTCAGCAATTACAACCACACCGCTCACTCCATAGGGGCTAAAAGTATGGAAAGTACTGTCCACAACTGTTGCTCCACTCATATCGGCAGCATTTTCAAATTCTGTCTGCAACATTTTTGTGTCTTTGAGTTTTTCCGGGTTGCAACCGTAAAACTCCACCAAAATGTGTTTTCCTAAAGCTTGCATTTTAGCCCCCTTTCAGAGGATATTTTCCAAATTTTGCAGAAAATACCAATTTTTTTTATATATCTTCAAAATCCGAAGTTATATACGTAAAAAAAAATACTATGTCAATAACTTTTTTCAAGGATTATAAATACATGAAGTTAAAAGAATATTGAATTAAAAGGATAAAATTTTTGTGGCTTTTAAAGGAAAATTTATAAAATTTTGTAATTTTGCACCAAAAAATTTGTTACATAATCCTTAATTCCCTCTTCAAGTGAGTGAAAGTCTTTGTCGTAACCTGTATTTCTGAGCTTATTCATTTTTGCTTCTGTGAAATACTGATATTTATCACGAATATCCTCAGGCATATCAATGTATTCAATTTCAGCCTTAATTTTAGCGTTTTTTATCACATTTTCAGCCAGATCATTAAAAGTGCGTGCATTGCCTGTGCCCAGGTTAAATATGCCGTTTTCAGGCCTGTTTTGATAAAAGTAATAGATTATTTCTGCAACATCCTTAACATATACAAAATCTCTTTTTTGCTCACCATGTTTACAGTCCTGTCTGTGGGACTTGAATAATTTCACTTTGCCGGTCTCGTTAATTTGGTTAAACGTATGGAAGATAACGCTGGCCATCCTGCCCTTATGATATTCATTCGGGCCGTAAACGTTGAAAAATTTAAGCCCTGCCCAGAAAGGAGGCTTATCAGTCTGCATAAGCAGCCACTGATCAAAAAGTTGCTTTGAAAACCCGTAAGGGTTAAGAGGAGTTAGCAGGGAAATATCTTCCATCTCATCGCTGTAGCCGTTTTCGCCGCCCCCATAAGTGGCAGCACTGCTGGCGTAAATAAAAGGTATGTTATTCTTAACGGAATACTCAAAAAGTATCTTGCTGTATTCATAATTATTTTTAATCAGATAATCCAGGTTGAATTCTGCTGTGTCAGTGCAGGCGCCCATGTGAATTATTGCGTCAATTCCTTTAAATTTATCCGGATTGGCAATGAAGTCGTCTTTATCACAAAAATCGGTAAATTTTTTGTTGTTTAGATTTTTCCATTTGGTTTTTTCTCCCAGCTTATCCACTGCCAAAATGTTATCGTGACCTTTATCGTTAAAAAGTTTCAGGATTACGCTTCCTATAAAGCCTGCAGCTCCCGTTATAACTATCATTGGTTACTCCTTTACACTTAGTATTTAGTACTAAGCGTTAAGTACTATCCTCTGTCCCCTACCTCACTATTTCACCATCTCACTATCTTACTATCTTACTATCTTACTACCTGCCAACCTCTCTTAACCAAAACGGCGCTGTATGTAAGGTTATTTATTTAATGAGAAGCTCTGCAATCTGGATTGCGTTGAGTGCTGCTCCTTTTCTCAACTGATCACCGCATACCCAGAAACTGAGTGCATTCTCACAGGAAATATCTTCTCTGATTCTTCCCACATAGCAGTCATCTTTTCCCGCAGCCAATAAAGGAATGGGGTACTCATTCTTTTCAGGATTGTCCATGACTTGCAGACCTTTTGCATTGCTGAAAAGCTCTTTTGCTTTTTCAACTGAAATTTTATCTTCCGTTTCAACAAAAATAGACTCAGAATGGGCAGTAAGAACAGGCACCCTTACGCAGGTGGCGCTTACCGGGACATTGTTGTCTCCTAAAATTTTCTTTGTTTCGTTGTACATTTTCATTTCTTCTTTGGTGTAGCCGTTTTCCATAAACTTATCCACATGAGGAATTACATTAAACAGCAATTGGTATTGGAAATTTTCAACTTTGAGTTTTTCGCCTTTGGCCCAGGCTTTGGCCTGCTCTTCAAGCTCATACATTCCCTGAGCTCCTGCGCCGGAAGCCGATTGATATGAGGATACAACAACACGTTTGATTTTACTGAAATCATGTAGTGGTTTAAGTGCCACCACCATTATAATAGTGGTACAGTTAGGGTTGGCAATTATCCCTTTGTGCTTAAAAGCATCATCAGGGTTTACCTCAGGCACAACCAGAGGAACCTCTTCGTCCATTCTGTATGCAGAGCTGTTATCCACTACAATCGCTCCGGCTTTAGCTGCAGAAGGAGCAAATTCAAGGCTTCTGCCTCCACCGGCTGAGAAAAGTGCAATATCCACATCTTCAAAGGAATCATGCCTCAGCTCTTCTACCTCGTA includes:
- a CDS encoding cupin domain-containing protein, whose protein sequence is MKRKFLGSKIKSYRRSQGLSLQSVAEKIGKTKSYLSMIENSKAVPSLSTLRDIATCLGITIADFFDEEANNNSKVFKETFQFNNDARIIHSKKNEYNLYLLIQNQTFKMKTYIVELLPFGGYSQELRHEGQEQGLVLEGQISLYLDEHEYILNKGDYFYFYSNKKHKVTNKSEEKAKIYWVYLPE
- a CDS encoding HU family DNA-binding protein, which translates into the protein MNKKELIEKMADKAGLKKTEAEKALKAFEESVVDTLKNGDKVTLVGFGTFAVSERKARKGRNPQTGQEINIPAKKAPKFVPGKLFKDSVK
- the speB gene encoding agmatinase, with the translated sequence MKTISNCFIGCDKSVEKSDLLIFGAPYDGTSSFRPGSRFAPDKIREASYGLETYSPDYNMDIEELNVGDIGNVEFPFGEKDKVFKEIRSCTANLLDMNKKILCLGGEHLITLPIIEELSRIHGNLKLIHMDAHADMRDTYISEKLSHATVLNNISELIGQKNIFHYGIRSGTREEFDEIAKFNNLNIKNDKLTENIGDDPVYLTIDLDILDTSVLPGTGTPEPGGLSFKELSELLFSFKGFNFVGADVVELAPDYDFTGASSIVAAKVVRNTICTILS
- the speE gene encoding polyamine aminopropyltransferase is translated as MDLWFTELYENASGYTVKIKETLFSGKSKYQQLDILQTEQLGKMMVLDGLIMLTEANEFSYHEMIAHVPMTAHPNPERVLIIGGGDGGTAREVLKHNCVKECVMVEIDELVIEKSKEFFPQIASAFDNPKLNLLVQDGFKYIEDNKNAFDVVIIDSTDPIGPAEPLFSEHFYKNVNACLKSDGLMSAQSESPYLYNKIIRQMYTDMGKAFPVVKMYTGYVPFYPTGMWSFAFASKKYHPYSKPRIDMIDKIDNLQYFNKEIYCTCFALPNFARKLLDEDDK
- a CDS encoding pyruvoyl-dependent arginine decarboxylase, coding for MIFKTPTKHFFVSGTSEGYTMLNAFDGALLDAGIGNTNLVKMSSIVPPHCKLVDHIKLPQGSLVPVAYASICQAEPGVTLSAAVAAAYPEDESQAGLIMEYSAPARKDIVEKHVRTMAEKGLERRDLKIKEIRSIAVQTIVESIGAAFAAVVLWD
- the speD gene encoding adenosylmethionine decarboxylase is translated as MQALGKHILVEFYGCNPEKLKDTKMLQTEFENAADMSGATVVDSTFHTFSPYGVSGVVVIAESHLTIHTWPEYGYAAVDLFTCGDTVDPWKAFSYLKSVLESNNTSTIEMKRGQLNDFEGQLRHKPACA
- the rfaD gene encoding ADP-glyceromanno-heptose 6-epimerase, translated to MIVITGAAGFIGSVILKLFNDKGHDNILAVDKLGEKTKWKNLNNKKFTDFCDKDDFIANPDKFKGIDAIIHMGACTDTAEFNLDYLIKNNYEYSKILFEYSVKNNIPFIYASSAATYGGGENGYSDEMEDISLLTPLNPYGFSKQLFDQWLLMQTDKPPFWAGLKFFNVYGPNEYHKGRMASVIFHTFNQINETGKVKLFKSHRQDCKHGEQKRDFVYVKDVAEIIYYFYQNRPENGIFNLGTGNARTFNDLAENVIKNAKIKAEIEYIDMPEDIRDKYQYFTEAKMNKLRNTGYDKDFHSLEEGIKDYVTNFLVQNYKIL
- a CDS encoding aspartate-semialdehyde dehydrogenase, with the protein product MCAFEKKEKYNVAIAGVTGAVGETFLNILAERNFPINKLKPLASARSAGKKITYQGKEYEVEELRHDSFEDVDIALFSAGGGRSLEFAPSAAKAGAIVVDNSSAYRMDEEVPLVVPEVNPDDAFKHKGIIANPNCTTIIMVVALKPLHDFSKIKRVVVSSYQSASGAGAQGMYELEEQAKAWAKGEKLKVENFQYQLLFNVIPHVDKFMENGYTKEEMKMYNETKKILGDNNVPVSATCVRVPVLTAHSESIFVETEDKISVEKAKELFSNAKGLQVMDNPEKNEYPIPLLAAGKDDCYVGRIREDISCENALSFWVCGDQLRKGAALNAIQIAELLIK